A window of Methylocaldum szegediense genomic DNA:
CCAGGGTATAGGTTTCCCGATGCAGGACCGCGTCCTGAGGCAGGCGCGGTTTGATGGCCGGGGTGACCTGGGGGGCGGGGTAACCGACGACTAGGCCGAACACGGGAAACACGCTTTCCGGCAGATTCAGTTCGTCCGCGACTTTCTCGGGATGATTTCGCAGGGCTCCGATGTAGACCGTGCCGAGCCCCAGAGATTCCGCCGCGATCACGGCGTTCTGCGCGGCCAGGGTAGCATCCACCGTGGCCATCACGAACATCTCGAAATAATCGAGTCCCTCGGCAGGAATGTCCCGCTGCGCGGCGACCCGGCGCAGCCGCGCGAGGTCCGCCAGCCACGCCAAGAACAAGGGCGCCTGCCGGATATGGGCCTGGTCTCCGGCCAGAACCGAGAGTCGCTGCCGGCGTTCGGCATCCTCGACCGCCACTACGCTCCAAAGTTGCAGATTGGACGAACTGGCGGCCGATTGCGCCGCTGCCACCAGGGTTTCCAGGGTGCCGGAGGGCAGCGGTTCGGACGAGTAGGCCCGTACCGAACGGTGCGACAAGAGTTTCTCCAAAACGGGATTCCAGCTGATGCCGGGAACGGTCTCCTCACGACCGTAACGGGCTTTGAGCAGGTTCAAGGCTTCGCTCATTATGTGTCCTCGTCGGTTTCAAAACGGCCGACCTCCGGCGAGACTGATGCGTTTCAAGACGCGCCGAAGCTCGGCAGGGAAAGCGGTCCGCGCGTGAGCCGTGGCTTGGTTGTCCCAGAACACGATGTCGCCCACGCTCCAGCGATGGCGATAGGCGAAGCGAGGATCCTCGAGATGCACGCGCAATCGTTCGATCAGCTCGGCGCCTTTCTCGGGAGGCCAGCCCACGACTTCCACCTCGGTATCGGTACTCAGATAAAGGAGTTTTCGGCCGCTGTCCGGATGGGTGCGCACCAGGGGATGCGGGAAGGCCTCGCTGATGGGCGGCGCGCTGGGGTCGAGGCGATATTTGGGACGCGGTTCGCCCGGTTTCCGCTTGAAAGGATTGTAGGTGATGAGTTGCAAACCGTCGATCTCGCGCTTGGTGTTTTCGTCCAAGGCATCGTACGCCAAGGCCAGGTTGAACCAGGTGGTATCGCCACCGATTTCGAGGACTTCCAGCGCGTAGAGCAAGGAAGCGCTGGACGGATAGGGCGTCCACTGATGGTCGATATGCGGGTGTAGTTCGCCGTTCCCGGTATAGCCGCCTTCGACGTTGGCGATGGGGACGATGTCAGGGGTCTTGCCTTCGGCGTCGGAAGCCAAAACCGGTATGTCTTTTGGCGGCACGAAGATGGCGCCGAAATAGGTGGCGAAGCGCAGGAATTCATCGTCTGTCAGGGTTTGCCCCTGAAAGATCAGGATGTGATGGTCGATGATGGCCTGCTTGAGCCGGAATATGGTCAAGGGGTCGACCGGGCGGCTGGCATCGATGCCGGTGACGAAGGCACCGAGAGCACCGCCGGTAGGCCGAATCGTGACGGATGGCTCGATGGAATGACTCTGACGGGTGTGAGTATGAAATTCGACTGCGGTGGACATGGGGTACTCCTGGGATGAATGGCGTGCTCCTCGGCAAAAGGAACCTGCCCGGAGGCAGGTGTCGAGAGGAGGAGCCGCATGCGGGAAACGTCGGGCTTATCGGTGTGCCTGGAACGGATGATCGACTGAACGCTTTCGCTCGATGACTTCGGCGACGCTGGGTTCGCCTTTCACGGCGCGTTTGATCGCCTCGCGAGTGGCGGCGTAGTTGTAGTCCTGGATCTTGTGGTCGTCTTCGGCCAGCCAATGGATGAACACGCCGACGGAAAGGAAGATGTCCTCGGCTTCGTCCGCGGGAATCGTGCCGTCCTCCACCGAATCGGCCACGGCCAGGGCGACGCCGCGTTGGGCCGGCCCGAACAACTGGGTCGCCTGCTTGC
This region includes:
- a CDS encoding NADPH-dependent oxidoreductase, with the translated sequence MSEALNLLKARYGREETVPGISWNPVLEKLLSHRSVRAYSSEPLPSGTLETLVAAAQSAASSSNLQLWSVVAVEDAERRQRLSVLAGDQAHIRQAPLFLAWLADLARLRRVAAQRDIPAEGLDYFEMFVMATVDATLAAQNAVIAAESLGLGTVYIGALRNHPEKVADELNLPESVFPVFGLVVGYPAPQVTPAIKPRLPQDAVLHRETYTLESQDDAVRRYDRIMAAFYAEQDMATPGDWSEHSARRVSGPEKLASRARLKEAVNALGFKLR
- a CDS encoding TauD/TfdA dioxygenase family protein; translated protein: MSTAVEFHTHTRQSHSIEPSVTIRPTGGALGAFVTGIDASRPVDPLTIFRLKQAIIDHHILIFQGQTLTDDEFLRFATYFGAIFVPPKDIPVLASDAEGKTPDIVPIANVEGGYTGNGELHPHIDHQWTPYPSSASLLYALEVLEIGGDTTWFNLALAYDALDENTKREIDGLQLITYNPFKRKPGEPRPKYRLDPSAPPISEAFPHPLVRTHPDSGRKLLYLSTDTEVEVVGWPPEKGAELIERLRVHLEDPRFAYRHRWSVGDIVFWDNQATAHARTAFPAELRRVLKRISLAGGRPF
- the fae gene encoding formaldehyde-activating enzyme; translation: MSKINKLLIGEALVGEGNEVAHIDLILGPRGSAAESAFANALVNNKDGFTALLAVVAPNLAVKPHTILFNKVTIKNGKQATQLFGPAQRGVALAVADSVEDGTIPADEAEDIFLSVGVFIHWLAEDDHKIQDYNYAATREAIKRAVKGEPSVAEVIERKRSVDHPFQAHR